Proteins from a genomic interval of Nitrososphaerales archaeon:
- a CDS encoding 50S ribosomal protein L44e, whose amino-acid sequence MKIPKEIRTYCAKCRKHTLHTISLYKKGKERASAIGARRHAEDKKGYGGQKYPELVRTAKTTKKQTLKLKCRECGRESLRKGIRLKKVEIVTQ is encoded by the coding sequence TTGAAGATACCTAAAGAGATTAGAACGTACTGTGCAAAGTGTAGAAAGCATACGCTACACACCATCTCCCTCTATAAGAAGGGTAAGGAGAGGGCATCGGCCATAGGTGCGAGAAGGCATGCTGAAGATAAAAAAGGTTATGGAGGGCAAAAGTATCCGGAGTTGGTTCGTACAGCAAAGACCACTAAAAAGCAGACCTTAAAGTTAAAGTGTAGAGAATGTGGTCGAGAATCCTTAAGAAAAGGGATTAGATTAAAAAAGGTTGAAATCGTAACTCAGTGA
- a CDS encoding preprotein translocase subunit Sec61beta → MSSKKRKREAPMPASSAGLLRFFEDETKGVKVKPELVVITSVIIIVISILIRLLAT, encoded by the coding sequence ATGAGTAGCAAAAAGAGGAAACGTGAAGCACCGATGCCAGCTTCTAGTGCAGGTCTATTGAGATTCTTCGAAGATGAGACGAAGGGTGTGAAGGTCAAGCCAGAGCTGGTGGTAATAACTTCGGTAATCATCATCGTAATCTCGATTCTAATTCGTCTCTTGGCCACTTAG
- a CDS encoding ribbon-helix-helix domain-containing protein: MVKKDRTAVTLSKELSDMLKERARREGISVSELLEKIILKSEQPIEVERISLRPICHTSACHDFMNEVGQKSVVTVFMTTDRFIREPDGSYRIVWSCNHGLYCSNPSCEKSHRK; this comes from the coding sequence ATGGTTAAGAAAGATCGTACCGCTGTTACATTAAGTAAGGAATTGTCTGATATGCTCAAGGAGAGGGCGAGGCGAGAAGGGATAAGTGTATCTGAGTTATTAGAGAAGATTATCTTGAAGAGTGAGCAACCAATAGAAGTTGAACGCATCTCACTTAGGCCGATATGTCACACATCAGCCTGCCATGACTTTATGAATGAAGTGGGGCAAAAGAGTGTTGTAACGGTATTTATGACTACCGATAGGTTCATACGTGAGCCTGATGGATCCTATCGAATAGTATGGTCGTGCAATCATGGCCTTTACTGCTCGAACCCAAGCTGTGAAAAATCTCATAGAAAATAG
- a CDS encoding 30S ribosomal protein S27e has translation MRRERILIPRPRSSFILVQCNNCGNEQVVFSATTHDIKCRVCGNLLAEKTGGKAKIIGTQIRRLD, from the coding sequence ATGAGGCGTGAAAGGATACTTATACCGAGGCCAAGAAGTAGTTTTATTTTAGTACAGTGTAACAATTGTGGAAATGAGCAGGTCGTATTCTCAGCAACCACACATGATATTAAGTGCAGAGTGTGTGGGAATCTATTGGCTGAAAAGACTGGCGGAAAGGCTAAGATCATCGGTACTCAAATAAGAAGGTTAGATTAA
- a CDS encoding tyrosine--tRNA ligase, whose translation MDINTKIELVLKAPTEEVITLEDLKTLFETTTHPKHYIGLELSGPLHLGSLIVSGLKINDFLKAGVRCTVFLADWHSYINNKLGGDWERIRRAAKYYSEAFLYFCPGCEIVLGSDLYRGNDEYWANLIRFSKQITLARNVRCLTIMGRSEKEKLDFAQYIYPIMQSVDIKALNVDIAHSGMDQRKVHVLAREVYPKLGWKPPIAIHHSLLPGLSEPVSMGLDEDPRSDLIVSSKMSKSKPWTCIFIHDSKDEIKRKLRRAWCPEGVVENNPVLEIARCIIFHEYEALHVDRPSKYGGPITFNSYKELEDAYRKREIHPADLKEAVSEEIDKIIAPIRGYFENKKELLEVFKLSEE comes from the coding sequence ATGGATATAAACACAAAGATCGAGTTGGTACTAAAAGCTCCTACCGAAGAGGTTATTACATTAGAGGATCTTAAAACACTCTTCGAGACTACTACTCATCCGAAGCATTACATCGGATTAGAATTATCTGGACCATTACACTTAGGAAGTCTCATAGTAAGTGGGCTTAAAATCAACGATTTTCTAAAGGCTGGTGTAAGGTGTACGGTATTCCTTGCGGATTGGCATAGTTACATCAATAATAAATTGGGTGGTGATTGGGAGAGGATTAGAAGGGCTGCTAAGTATTATAGTGAAGCATTTCTTTACTTCTGCCCGGGTTGTGAGATAGTTTTAGGTTCAGACCTTTATCGTGGCAATGATGAGTACTGGGCGAATCTGATTCGATTCAGTAAGCAGATCACACTCGCTAGAAATGTACGTTGCTTGACGATCATGGGGAGGAGTGAAAAAGAGAAGTTGGACTTCGCACAATACATCTACCCCATCATGCAGAGTGTCGATATAAAGGCCTTGAATGTAGATATTGCCCACTCGGGTATGGATCAAAGGAAGGTTCATGTGTTAGCGAGGGAGGTCTATCCAAAACTCGGTTGGAAACCCCCTATCGCTATTCATCATAGCCTGTTACCAGGGCTGTCCGAACCTGTAAGTATGGGTTTGGATGAAGATCCTAGATCGGATCTTATCGTGTCGAGTAAAATGAGCAAGTCTAAACCTTGGACATGCATATTTATTCACGATTCTAAAGATGAAATCAAACGTAAATTGAGAAGAGCATGGTGCCCCGAGGGTGTCGTGGAGAATAATCCGGTATTGGAGATCGCCCGTTGCATAATCTTTCATGAATATGAAGCTTTACATGTAGATCGACCTTCGAAGTACGGTGGGCCGATAACATTCAATAGTTATAAGGAGTTGGAGGATGCATATAGAAAGAGAGAAATCCATCCCGCCGATTTGAAAGAGGCAGTTTCTGAAGAGATCGATAAGATCATCGCACCGATTCGAGGCTACTTCGAGAATAAGAAGGAATTGCTTGAGGTTTTCAAATTGAGTGAAGAGTGA
- a CDS encoding HD domain-containing protein: protein MKPAAEIRDPIHGYIRVTEVERAIIDTPIFQRLRRIKQLAGAHLTYPGGQHSRFEHSIGVMHLADFATRTLINKNYLENERLQELRLAALLHDIGHGPFSHLIEEVMAEKRGITHEDIAQRVLRETEIKEILEKYGFDPDYMADLTVARSDRNPPFVNDILGGGLSVDIMDYLLRDSYFTGVEYGKVDVYRIIDSFEVVNDHLALDYAALYAFEALMIARYEMFRAVYFHRTVRAAEIMLINAIELADDELGLTDTKDLQRYLSLTDEYVLSMLTNLDAHGKKDLKRAKEFAIGYRDRKLLKCVYEKLIHRKDKFMERIFTQKHIRERIATEIANKAGVDPDCVYVDVPTAPSIPYTSAREIPTSVILVSKTAEGKEYQTIPFSNLPLVGSITGYMDILRVYTPAEYRVKVEKATREFFGKEGYSTKVSM from the coding sequence ATGAAACCAGCAGCTGAAATTAGAGATCCGATACATGGATATATACGCGTCACAGAAGTAGAACGGGCGATCATCGACACACCGATCTTTCAAAGACTTCGTAGAATCAAGCAGTTGGCCGGTGCACATCTAACCTATCCCGGTGGTCAACACTCTCGCTTTGAACACTCGATAGGGGTGATGCATCTGGCAGATTTTGCAACGAGGACACTCATCAATAAAAATTATCTTGAGAATGAAAGGTTGCAAGAGCTTCGTCTAGCGGCACTTCTCCACGATATCGGGCATGGCCCATTTTCTCATCTAATCGAAGAAGTCATGGCTGAGAAGAGAGGTATCACTCATGAAGATATTGCCCAGAGAGTTTTGCGCGAGACAGAGATCAAAGAAATTTTAGAGAAGTATGGGTTCGATCCAGATTATATGGCCGATTTAACGGTAGCACGTTCCGATCGTAACCCGCCATTCGTGAATGATATATTGGGTGGAGGTTTGAGTGTAGATATAATGGATTACCTTTTACGTGATTCGTACTTCACAGGCGTTGAATATGGCAAAGTCGATGTATACCGAATCATCGATTCTTTTGAAGTGGTGAATGATCATTTAGCCTTGGATTACGCTGCACTTTACGCTTTCGAAGCCCTGATGATCGCAAGGTATGAAATGTTCCGTGCAGTATACTTCCATCGCACGGTAAGAGCGGCTGAGATCATGTTGATCAACGCCATAGAGTTGGCCGATGACGAGCTGGGTCTGACCGATACGAAAGATCTGCAGAGATACCTATCTTTGACCGATGAGTATGTTTTGAGTATGTTAACGAACCTTGATGCACATGGAAAGAAGGATCTGAAGAGGGCGAAAGAATTTGCCATCGGCTATCGTGATAGAAAGTTGTTAAAATGCGTATATGAGAAGTTGATACATAGAAAGGATAAGTTTATGGAGAGGATATTCACTCAAAAGCACATTAGAGAGCGCATCGCTACCGAAATAGCTAATAAAGCAGGAGTGGATCCCGATTGTGTGTATGTAGATGTTCCTACTGCACCATCGATCCCCTATACATCGGCTAGAGAGATTCCAACATCTGTTATTCTTGTATCAAAGACGGCCGAAGGGAAGGAGTATCAGACTATTCCTTTTAGTAACCTCCCACTCGTAGGATCGATCACTGGATACATGGATATACTCAGAGTTTATACTCCAGCTGAATATCGCGTAAAGGTGGAGAAGGCGACAAGAGAATTTTTTGGTAAAGAAGGTTACTCGACGAAAGTTTCGATGTGA
- a CDS encoding translation initiation factor IF-2 subunit alpha, producing the protein MKVEVEEIPEEGELVIATVKEITPHGVYVSLDEYRGMLGFLHVSEISTGWVRDIEKFAKVGQKMVLKVIRVSKARKEIDLSLRNVTEEERREKLIQIKRAEKAEGIFKTVKENLNLTPEDSSKFKNILIEEFGGLYEAFEQVTRKGRKVLERLELPKEFIDTLEDVVKEKITIPTVQVRGIIEIRVGAPDGIHIIKEALRSAESVKVGGCKVMISYIGAPRYRIVVEGENYKSAEKALEAAIHKAKEIIEKKHGSFNFIREKSGG; encoded by the coding sequence GTGAAGGTCGAAGTGGAAGAAATCCCTGAAGAAGGAGAGTTGGTGATCGCTACCGTTAAAGAAATCACTCCACATGGTGTATATGTCTCTCTCGACGAATATCGAGGTATGCTCGGCTTTTTACATGTATCTGAAATATCGACCGGATGGGTGAGAGATATTGAGAAGTTTGCGAAGGTGGGGCAAAAGATGGTGCTTAAAGTGATTAGAGTCAGTAAAGCAAGAAAAGAGATAGATCTATCACTTAGAAACGTTACGGAGGAGGAGAGAAGAGAGAAGTTAATTCAAATCAAGAGGGCAGAGAAGGCGGAAGGGATCTTTAAAACTGTGAAGGAGAATTTAAATTTAACACCCGAAGATAGCTCGAAGTTCAAGAATATTTTAATTGAAGAGTTCGGTGGTTTGTATGAGGCTTTTGAGCAGGTGACAAGAAAAGGGAGGAAGGTCCTAGAAAGATTAGAACTCCCTAAAGAATTCATCGATACGTTAGAAGATGTGGTTAAAGAGAAGATAACAATACCTACAGTACAGGTGAGAGGTATCATCGAAATTAGGGTCGGTGCACCAGATGGTATACATATAATTAAGGAAGCTTTACGTTCAGCTGAAAGTGTCAAGGTAGGTGGTTGTAAAGTTATGATCAGCTATATCGGTGCACCACGTTATAGGATAGTGGTGGAAGGTGAAAATTATAAATCTGCCGAAAAAGCTTTAGAGGCAGCGATCCATAAAGCAAAAGAAATTATTGAAAAGAAGCACGGTAGTTTTAACTTTATTAGGGAGAAGAGTGGAGGTTAA
- a CDS encoding aminotransferase class V-fold PLP-dependent enzyme: MELDDYRIEFPITKRVVYLDNASVSPIPQRSWRDIRIFYRERMLEAESAWEKWVRAADEVRRLAANLINASPEEIALLKNTSEGINVVAHGLRWRKGDSVIITDLEFPSNIYPWLKLRRIGVNVKIVKHRDDGTISLEDIDRSIDRSTRLVAISHVQYGNGFKIDLKELRRLTEGRCLLLVDAVQSLGAIPVEARYADFISAGGHKWLLSPFGVSIFYVSKSVKLESPYVGWASVERPDDFSPHMKLAKSARRFEIGCLDFSSIYGLRASLQMLLEVGIRRIESRLKRLGDIIFEEADKLRIPTQTPKDPSQRAGIFNLKVDGCARVVERLKKERVIVAARMNGIRISPHFYNNEEDVYRCLEVLSKTIKS; the protein is encoded by the coding sequence TTGGAACTCGATGATTACCGAATAGAATTTCCTATAACGAAGAGAGTAGTTTATTTAGATAACGCATCGGTATCCCCAATCCCTCAAAGGTCTTGGAGGGATATTCGAATATTTTATCGGGAGAGGATGTTGGAAGCGGAATCTGCTTGGGAGAAATGGGTAAGGGCCGCTGATGAAGTAAGAAGGTTGGCTGCAAATTTGATCAATGCTTCACCCGAAGAAATCGCTCTATTGAAGAATACTTCAGAGGGGATCAATGTCGTCGCACATGGTTTAAGGTGGAGAAAGGGCGATAGTGTCATCATTACAGATTTAGAGTTTCCAAGTAACATTTACCCATGGTTGAAGTTAAGGAGAATAGGTGTAAATGTAAAGATTGTAAAGCACAGAGATGATGGGACCATTAGCTTAGAAGATATAGATCGAAGTATCGACCGCTCAACCAGATTGGTTGCGATCAGCCATGTCCAATACGGCAATGGGTTCAAAATCGATCTAAAGGAGCTACGGAGATTGACCGAAGGTAGATGCCTTCTACTCGTAGATGCTGTTCAGTCGTTGGGGGCGATTCCAGTAGAAGCAAGGTACGCAGACTTTATCTCCGCTGGAGGCCATAAATGGCTCCTCTCACCATTCGGTGTGAGTATATTTTACGTGAGTAAATCTGTAAAACTTGAAAGCCCATACGTAGGTTGGGCTAGTGTCGAGAGGCCCGATGACTTCTCACCACATATGAAGTTAGCGAAGAGTGCAAGAAGATTCGAAATTGGATGCTTAGACTTCTCCAGTATTTATGGTTTAAGGGCTTCTTTGCAAATGCTTTTAGAAGTAGGCATACGAAGGATAGAATCTCGATTGAAAAGATTGGGTGATATAATCTTCGAAGAAGCCGATAAGCTCCGTATACCTACTCAAACACCGAAAGATCCTTCACAAAGGGCAGGTATATTCAATTTGAAGGTCGATGGTTGTGCGAGAGTTGTGGAAAGATTAAAGAAAGAAAGGGTAATAGTTGCAGCAAGGATGAATGGTATAAGAATTTCACCCCACTTTTATAACAATGAAGAAGACGTATATCGATGTTTAGAGGTTTTAAGTAAGACCATTAAATCTTAA
- the tmk gene encoding dTMP kinase translates to MNRFGKGIAIAIEGLDKSGKKTQSEILMKRLKDEGFQVELISFPDYSTPIGREIRASLTEERIYSIRVRHLLLATNRWERYEDIKGWLQEGKVVILNRYSQSNLAYGLANGLSLSWLINLERGLPKAKLVIVIDISPQTSLLRSKFDRDVHERDLNFLARVRENYLNLAKRYSWKVIDGERSINDVAEDIWRIVHQYITDQKFKIYANH, encoded by the coding sequence ATGAATAGGTTTGGTAAAGGTATCGCGATAGCGATAGAAGGATTGGATAAGTCTGGTAAGAAGACTCAAAGTGAGATATTGATGAAGCGGTTAAAAGATGAGGGTTTCCAAGTAGAATTGATATCTTTTCCAGATTACTCTACACCTATAGGGAGGGAGATCAGGGCTTCTCTTACCGAAGAGAGGATTTATTCGATTCGAGTTCGACATTTACTCCTTGCTACAAATCGATGGGAGAGGTATGAAGATATTAAAGGTTGGCTTCAAGAGGGGAAGGTTGTAATTTTGAACCGATACAGCCAATCCAATTTAGCTTATGGTTTGGCCAATGGTTTAAGTTTAAGCTGGTTGATAAATCTGGAGCGGGGCCTTCCAAAGGCTAAATTGGTGATCGTAATCGATATATCCCCTCAAACATCTCTATTGAGAAGCAAATTTGATAGAGATGTTCATGAAAGGGACTTGAACTTCCTTGCAAGGGTTCGCGAGAATTACTTAAACTTAGCTAAAAGGTATAGCTGGAAGGTCATCGATGGCGAAAGATCGATAAATGATGTGGCTGAAGATATCTGGAGGATCGTACACCAGTATATAACCGATCAAAAATTTAAGATATATGCAAATCATTGA
- a CDS encoding putative sugar nucleotidyl transferase, which yields MIVAIFEDEKWDNLLPMSLMHPTWGLRCGTSSLYEKIHSKFNDFRILLFTRDYLARALNSVNLPINEPDKIDDHTLLLNGRVLMDSRLSAQLKNLPLNTIGMKGDTVIFAYISERVAKQISQMLCKPLSQNLLMNLSRELDNRLSLDWVKMIDYPWDLINQNPFSLLDDVPKDGCIKGKVEESVKILGPLSQLTVNEGSVVEAGSIIDVRKGPVLIDRDVEVQPLSYIKGPCYIGSGTIVYGARITGNCSIGEVCRVGGEIEDTIIHGYSNKRHHGYIGHSYIGEWVNIGAGATNSNLKNTYGTVRMKIKDSIIDTNSQFVGCFIGDHAKVGINVSIMAGKKVGIFSHVLGFVDDDVPPFTIWAKSLGKGAYELFLSSAIDIQRRVFERRGRVQTRRDIDLIEYLFYMTSRDRERCGVMKGTF from the coding sequence TTGATAGTAGCTATATTTGAAGATGAGAAGTGGGATAATCTACTACCGATGAGTCTGATGCATCCGACCTGGGGGTTAAGATGTGGCACTTCGTCACTTTATGAGAAAATTCATTCAAAATTTAATGATTTTCGAATTCTTCTTTTTACAAGAGATTACCTGGCTCGAGCATTAAATAGTGTAAACCTCCCGATCAATGAGCCCGATAAGATAGATGATCACACCTTGCTGCTAAATGGTAGAGTTTTGATGGATTCTCGATTATCGGCCCAACTTAAGAATCTACCATTAAATACGATCGGAATGAAAGGTGATACGGTGATCTTTGCTTATATTAGCGAAAGGGTTGCTAAACAGATTTCACAGATGTTATGCAAACCACTCTCCCAAAACCTTTTGATGAACTTAAGTAGAGAACTCGATAATCGATTATCTTTAGATTGGGTAAAGATGATCGATTATCCATGGGATCTGATCAACCAAAACCCTTTCTCACTTTTGGACGATGTACCCAAGGATGGGTGTATTAAAGGTAAGGTTGAAGAATCGGTAAAGATCCTCGGCCCACTTTCTCAACTTACCGTAAATGAAGGCTCTGTTGTAGAGGCTGGGAGTATAATAGATGTAAGGAAAGGGCCTGTATTGATCGATAGAGATGTTGAAGTACAACCACTATCCTATATCAAAGGGCCTTGCTACATCGGTAGTGGTACAATCGTGTATGGTGCGAGGATCACGGGGAATTGTAGTATAGGGGAGGTGTGTAGAGTAGGTGGTGAAATTGAAGATACCATTATCCATGGATATTCGAATAAAAGGCACCATGGTTACATCGGCCATTCGTACATTGGTGAATGGGTGAATATTGGGGCTGGAGCGACGAACTCAAATCTAAAGAATACATACGGGACTGTACGTATGAAGATTAAAGATAGTATAATTGATACGAATAGCCAATTCGTCGGTTGTTTTATTGGAGATCACGCAAAGGTTGGTATAAATGTATCGATCATGGCTGGCAAGAAGGTGGGGATCTTTTCACATGTACTCGGCTTTGTGGATGATGACGTCCCACCATTCACGATCTGGGCCAAAAGCCTTGGTAAAGGTGCTTACGAACTCTTTTTAAGTTCTGCAATCGATATACAAAGAAGAGTCTTTGAGAGGAGGGGAAGGGTTCAAACAAGGAGAGATATCGATTTAATAGAATATCTATTTTACATGACCTCGAGAGATCGGGAAAGATGTGGGGTGATGAAAGGTACTTTTTGA
- a CDS encoding DUF2070 family protein yields the protein MGIITQRDLTQNISRRYRLLFRLPSTLQAIFITLPTSLLILIMPKLIHHLNITAIFTSAITFTSLLFITILIDRLLLMKSRLATFRRLITLSFASNSLCLFTVIIGFITTLSLSRPQVLYNLLILGFFFSASLRFLVIRSIFTDRVYYALLVALIQPALLSIPIIDYNRPIFDHSSAVFIAPISIITMVTYVVTLDRLSWKLTNIRPFKLLKAFLLAWAEDDKRILEGILEKVSIDARLKTFTLSFEDGHIKPLLVISNVHSGPLHPVGSYNIPYEIYKWFYNQGYKPLVFHSISTHEFDLPSEREIKRFLQSMNRLSIVSSSQTCTQPYSITVRKATATGIAFGKVVMIILTLSPHGMEDIPQIVKERIDALAYRAGFIRTIVIDAHNSQGEMLSKDDCDDLIEASEVLINKLKDLPQYTFKVGVAHSSEFNFELRKDVGPAGIGVFVIEVNGNKYSITVVDANNAIVGFRENLMSELSRSIAPQLELCTTDTHFSAGRIMNAKGYLALGSVSDVKNMAKMINVMVERAVSRLVPTSAIVKECESDVRVIGKDFLSSLSIGLDKIVQLARKGGILVTSIFLLLIMVNIYL from the coding sequence GTGGGAATTATAACTCAGAGAGATCTTACACAAAATATTAGCCGTAGATACAGATTACTCTTTCGGCTCCCTTCCACACTCCAAGCGATCTTCATCACATTACCTACTTCACTCCTTATACTCATTATGCCCAAACTTATTCACCACTTAAATATTACAGCGATATTCACCTCTGCCATCACTTTTACATCTTTACTCTTCATCACTATCCTTATAGACCGTTTATTACTGATGAAGAGCCGACTAGCTACATTCAGACGCCTTATCACACTATCCTTCGCATCTAATTCCCTCTGTTTATTCACAGTGATCATTGGATTCATCACAACTCTATCTTTATCAAGACCTCAAGTGCTCTATAATTTACTCATTCTAGGTTTCTTCTTCTCCGCATCTTTACGCTTTTTAGTGATCAGATCTATATTCACAGATAGAGTTTATTACGCCTTATTGGTAGCACTTATTCAACCTGCATTACTATCAATACCCATCATCGATTATAATCGGCCCATATTTGATCACTCTTCTGCAGTATTTATAGCCCCTATCTCCATAATCACCATGGTAACATACGTTGTAACCCTAGATCGATTGAGTTGGAAGTTGACGAATATTAGACCATTTAAGTTATTAAAGGCTTTTCTTTTAGCGTGGGCTGAAGACGATAAACGCATATTAGAAGGGATATTAGAAAAAGTCAGTATCGATGCGAGGCTAAAAACCTTTACACTATCTTTTGAAGATGGGCATATTAAACCTCTACTTGTAATTTCAAATGTACATTCTGGCCCTCTACATCCCGTAGGAAGCTACAATATCCCTTACGAAATTTATAAATGGTTTTATAATCAAGGCTATAAACCATTAGTATTCCATAGCATTTCTACTCATGAATTCGATCTACCATCCGAAAGAGAGATTAAAAGGTTTCTTCAATCTATGAATAGATTAAGTATTGTGAGTTCTTCTCAAACATGTACACAACCTTACTCGATCACGGTAAGGAAGGCTACGGCCACTGGTATCGCTTTTGGTAAAGTAGTTATGATAATACTGACCCTCTCTCCACATGGTATGGAGGATATCCCACAGATAGTAAAAGAAAGGATCGATGCTTTGGCATATCGAGCCGGCTTTATTCGCACTATCGTGATCGATGCACATAACTCACAAGGTGAGATGCTGAGTAAAGATGATTGTGATGATCTTATTGAAGCATCTGAAGTTTTAATAAATAAATTGAAGGATCTACCTCAATATACCTTTAAAGTAGGTGTGGCACATTCATCGGAATTTAATTTTGAACTCCGTAAGGATGTAGGACCTGCTGGTATCGGAGTTTTTGTAATAGAAGTTAACGGTAATAAGTATAGCATCACCGTCGTCGATGCTAATAATGCTATCGTAGGATTTAGAGAGAATTTAATGAGTGAGTTAAGTAGAAGTATTGCGCCTCAATTAGAATTATGTACAACCGATACACACTTCTCTGCAGGAAGGATTATGAATGCGAAAGGGTACCTAGCGTTGGGAAGTGTAAGTGACGTAAAAAATATGGCGAAGATGATTAATGTGATGGTCGAAAGGGCAGTAAGCCGATTGGTACCAACATCTGCAATAGTGAAGGAGTGCGAATCTGATGTGAGAGTAATAGGGAAGGATTTCCTCAGTTCTTTATCGATCGGATTGGATAAGATCGTTCAACTTGCAAGAAAAGGAGGTATACTTGTTACGAGCATATTTCTCCTATTGATCATGGTTAACATTTACCTTTAA
- a CDS encoding RNA-protein complex protein Nop10, which translates to MKKLLRRCNSCAIYTLKSHCPKCGGETSYPHPAPFSPDDKYARYRIAERYTSS; encoded by the coding sequence ATGAAAAAACTTTTAAGGAGATGTAATAGCTGTGCTATCTACACTCTTAAAAGCCATTGTCCAAAGTGTGGTGGTGAAACTTCCTATCCTCATCCAGCACCATTCTCACCCGACGATAAATACGCTCGGTATAGGATAGCTGAAAGGTACACATCTAGCTAG